GTGATGCAATTCTAAATGCTGCTTGTACCTTTTATTAGTATAAATGGCAAACTGGAGAAAAACAGTTATCTTTTATGAGATATGATAGCTTTGCATGCACAAGAGTTTTTATGTGGCACTTCACTTCCAATCAGTTTTGAGCCTGGGTCACAGAGAGGTGTTGTGTGTCAGGGAGGGAGCAGTCCCAATTAACAAGTAGCAGATGGATTTTAAAGGAATGTTTTGTAAGGCTGATTTAGAGGAGAGTCAGAAGTGTTCATGAAAGAGTTCTGTAACaggcaggagagagaaggaaaaaaaaaaaggattggatttttttctgtaaagcaatAAAGATAATTCCAGCATTTTTGATTGGCTGGACTCAGAAGAGAGTAGGGTAAACAGGAGGAGCCTTCCTTACCGTTCATGGAGGATATGACAATGATGCTGCCCTGAGACTCCCGCAGCATGGTCAGTGCTGATGTGGTCAGCTGGACGTAACTCAAGAAGTTGATGGTCATGGAGGTAGTCACTGCTGCCATGTCCCCTTTGAAAGGGCCAAACTGACCACTTCCTCCCACATGGTTCAAAACCAAGTAGTCAAGACCCCCTGAGAGGGAAGACAAAACAAGGATTCGTAAGAAGCTTATGGGCTCTGTTCCTGGACTGGCGTGGATGAAGTATGGGCTTGTTCATCAGCATAACACCTACTCTCTATTCATGAATCGGCTTTTAACAAACCAGTAGACGGTATTGCATACCCTTCCCATTTAATCAAAAACACTTCTTTGACTGTTTATCATAGCCAGAACTTACTGTTGTTAAAGTCAGTATCAAAACTCCCAGAATTTAGGAGAGGAACTGAGCTCCCTATCTAATACTTGCTGCCCTGGCTCCAAGCTGATGCCTAGTTCTTGTTTCCCAGGACGTGTAGAAGGTATAGGCACCACCGGCAGTGTTCTTGCAATTTGATGTCGTTGGGATCAAGGTCCTTACTAAGAACTGACTTGGATCCTATGTGGTTCCTAAGCCAGCTGTTGTTGCAgatgtgctttccctgcttctgtctcctctgcagactgttggaggctttctgTGCTCTAACTGCAGCCACCCCTCCTCACTCCTTTGGCTGACAAGCTCCCGTGGCATGTGTGACGTGCCTGCAGCTCCTCGGACACCACCCGCGTGCCCCAGTGTGACGGATAGCGCTTACTGACACAGAGCGCAGACGAGGGAGGAATGGGATTTGCTGATTAAACAAAACCCTTCTGTAAGGGCCCAGCATTCAGCAGACAAATTCAATAATGGCTGTTTGGCCTTTCCACCAAAAATGTCCTGTAGCCCACCAAGTTGTGCTTTGGGAATAACCCTGCTGGGCACAGAGAAGTCTGCGATGTGCAGAAAAAAAGCCAGTCGCTCTGTTGGTACAAGTCAAAATAATCAGTTATTAAAGGGAGAGCTCTGCTAATGGCCGTGTGCTGGGTCTGCATggctggacctgctgctggcaCGTTAAGGTTCTTCCTGTTAGCATAGGAGTGGGGACCCATACATGTCCCTTAGATCACCCTCTCCTATTCTACTTCCTTATCTTGGAGAGTGGCCcttggaaagacagagacagcaTGGAGATCGGTGCTAGGCTACCCAGAATACTTTTCCCGTGGTAATTTTGGGAGACCGGTTACTGTTTACTGAGTACCGGAAGGTAAAAGCTTTACCCAGCCTGTCTCTGACGTCTTCAATGACCTTCTGGGctgctgccagactgctcatGTCGGCCACGATGTGCCAGGCAGAAGTTGCTCCCAGGGCCAGACACTTCTTTGCCACCTGGGGAGAAAAGAGCAGGCTCAATACTACTGCATACAAATACGGTGTTTCTGCTGCAGCCGTTTGTGCAGCAGTTACCTGCAGCACGGAGGAGCGCATGCAGCCTTAGTTTGTCCTAGCTTAATAAATAGGGGAGGTGTTTTTAACGTAATGTGGACAGAACTGAATGTAGCTGGAGAATGTTACAAGGCGGGGAGCAGAGGTGATGGCTTGCAGCAGTGTGTGTAAGGATATGTTCCGAGCCTGACTTCCTAGGTGTGAGGGCTTGCTGAGCAAATGCTTAGATTCTTAGTCGTCTGTGCCACGCGGCAATGAACTGTGTGCTTTTGTTTAGAGAGAACCCAGATGTTCTGTTGATTTAATTGCTCTCTTGCATCCTTACCTGCTTGAGCTGCTCTTCCCTCCTGGCAGTGAGGATCACGTGGGCTCCCAGTCGAGAAAACTCATAGGCTATTTGTTCCCCGATCCCTGTGCTTGAGCCTGTGACTAGCACCCGCTTCCCTCGCACCATATCTGTGGGGGGGAGGTGGGTAAAAGGCTGTTAGTAGGggatttttctcccttccccagtacaccaagcagcagtgctgctgcagcaagGCACAGAGCTGCAAGGCAACCGCTGCCTACTCCAGTTTCTCTGCATCCCAATAGTACGTGCCATAGAAGGAGGGCAAAGCACTGCTCGTCTGTCCATTATGGGTAATGCTACCTCCTTTCCTCCACAGTGGTTGAGACTTCATATCTGCCAAGTGCTGCATGCAAGCACTAACTTGTTTTTGTAACAGTGAAGTAGTGGTACTGTAGGTTTGGTAACAGCCTAAGACTGTTCAGTAGACTACTTCAGTAAAGGGTTAGATGTAATTGGACAagttacagaaggaaaaactgtGTTGTGTTGCCCCGTTCTGGTCACTGAAGGGTGCTGGTGGGAGGAGTGGTCAGCCCATACCTTTCTAAAATGACCCTTCTGTCTTGTGTGCTGTTCACAAATGCATCTCCAGCTGGGAATTCCCAGTCTGCAGATGGAGCTCAGGGCAAGCGCCAGAAAGGTGGCTGGCTGTGGGCTTCTTTTAGAAGATAATACCCCAGACCAACTGTTTTGCTGCTGGATAGAGAATGAGTGTCCCTTTCTTCTCACAACCTAGGCAGAAAACACTTGCTTCAACTGCTAATTTCCATAGGAGAGGCATATTCAGTTTCTTTTCAAGACACCTGTTTCTCTTGCATTTTGAAGGGCATCACTGAAACTTATTTCCCAGATTTCCCAGCTGGTTCTCCTGAGCCACAAACTCCATGTTTCAGCAACCCCTTTAAAATAGGGTTTCCCCTTCAACTTTCCCTCTGACTGAAAGGGACAGTCACCATAAATCTGGTAGAGCTTTAGCAAGTGTCTTCCACCCATTTGGCTGTAGGCAACTCGGTAAGTGGAGGTTATTATTCCTCTTCATACTAATCTGTGAAAATGCATCAAAAAGCATTCATTTCTGTCTTGACTTTAACACTTTTCCCCCCAAGCAACAAAGGCCTCATCAGAGTGAGAAGGCAGCCCCAATCCCACTTGTATGATGTCTTCAGGGTCCTGAGGAGCCTCCAGCTTTCCTTACCTGCAGATACAGTTTCTTCATTGTAGAAGTAGTAGGCGCACAGGCAgatgaggagggagaggaagagcttGACTGCAGCCATGGTCCGTTCTGTGCACACATACCAGAGTCAATCGTTAAACCCGACAAACTCTGTCGTGCCAGAGGATAAACAGGGGAGGGTCATTATCTGCTTTTGTCATGTGCCACCTGCCTGCGTTGGGAGCCAAGCACCCTCCCTCCCATCAGCAGTTCTTATCAGATTGCGAACTCTGGGTCAGAGACTGAATCATTGCGGAAGTTCAGTTTTGAGAGTTCCAGAGTCCAGCTGGATTTTCTTCTCCTTGGCCCTTACCAGTGTGAGCTCATGGGATCACACTGGAAATTGAAATGCAGCATGTGTCTGAATCTTcctatgcatttcttttttgcaagcTTCTTCTGATAATGGAATAACAGAGGGTCCCAGAAATGCTGTCTTATTagcaaaaatcactttttctaATTTGCATATGCTGAAGCCGCACATATTGTCTGGGTCTCTGCAAGGGCAAGCAGCTCACTTGGCTCATTCACTCCAAACTGCTCACCTGTAGTCTGTAAGTCATGCTCTACATTATGAGCTCTTCTAACACAcagtgctttcctttttcttttttctcttttatttttagccTTAGTAATTGTTGCCTGCTTGGCTGATGGTTCTGTCAGGGGGAGCAGGTTGGAATTTCTGACTGTCCGTCTGTGTCCCCTGCATGATTTCGTGTTCTGCGAGGACTTGGGTGCACAGGTGACAGACCACTCAGCTGTGCAGCCCCCATTGGGGACTCTTGCAGATAGAAAAGCTCACAGAAGCGGTAGGACAGAAGGGAAAGGATTAATGGGCTTCTTTGTGTCTTAATTCCAAAAGAT
This is a stretch of genomic DNA from Dromaius novaehollandiae isolate bDroNov1 chromosome 17, bDroNov1.hap1, whole genome shotgun sequence. It encodes these proteins:
- the LOC112994593 gene encoding hydroxysteroid 11-beta-dehydrogenase 1-like protein B; this encodes MAAVKLFLSLLICLCAYYFYNEETVSADMVRGKRVLVTGSSTGIGEQIAYEFSRLGAHVILTARREEQLKQVAKKCLALGATSAWHIVADMSSLAAAQKVIEDVRDRLGGLDYLVLNHVGGSGQFGPFKGDMAAVTTSMTINFLSYVQLTTSALTMLRESQGSIIVISSMNGRIGAPFTLPYNAAKFALEGFYSSLGRELRLLQTNLSVTIAVLGYINTDNAVEKVGDKVRMAANPKEECAQEIVRAGVLRQREVFYPYWSLKLPLLFKEWMPGLIETLMDKSYILENIL